Below is a genomic region from Spirosoma radiotolerans.
TTGTATGATCCTTCGCGACGGGGATGCTAGCTGGCTGAAGGCCAATCAATTAAGTATGCATTATTATAAACGCTACGTTATCTCAAATAGGCGCTTTTTGTAGGAATAAAGAAGGCGCGCTTATTGACAAAAACAAGTCGAGATTACCCCATTACTGGAAGGAACGTCTGAAAGCCAAAGGCGACAGATTTGTTTTCGTTTTAAAGAACTTACTAAACGATTGAGAGTGCTCGAATCCTAATGCGTAGGAGACTTCACTAATGGACAAATCGGTGGTCGAAAGCTTTTCTTTAGCCAACTCGATCAACTTCTCGTGGATATAGTGTTGGGTACTTTGCCCGATCAGTACGTTTAGTAGACTGCTCAAATATTTCGGCGACACGTTCAAGTGGTCGGCCACGTACTGAACCGTCGGCAACCCATTTGCCACCAAATTATCCGTAATAAAGTAGTTATGCAATAGAGTATCTAGTTGGGATAAAAGTTGATGATTCGCTCTTTCCCTGGTGATAAACTGCCGATGGTAAAACCGCGTCGAGTAACTAAGTAGACTCTCAATCTGTGAGATGATAATCTGTTTGCTGAACGCATCAATACTTGCCTGATACTCCTGGTGAATGTTTTGAATAATCCGATTGATCGTGGCTTCTTCTTTCTCGGAAAGCCATAAGGCTTCATTCACCGAATAATCAAAAAACGCATGGTGTTTAATCGTTTTGGCGAGCGGTGTGTTCCAAAAGAAATCAGGGTGAATGAGTAAAATCCACCCTGAACGATCAACTGTTGACATACGGTTGGGTTGAAGACGGAATACTTGATTGGGGCCCGCGAAAAACAGAACGCCATCCTCAAAATCGTAGGCTTGTTGTCCG
It encodes:
- a CDS encoding helix-turn-helix domain-containing protein, which gives rise to MEQRPIQRIKTISDFHRLRGLPQPEHPLISVVDYASIKRPTAIGDVNLIFEFYQISIKRGMNARFRYGQQAYDFEDGVLFFAGPNQVFRLQPNRMSTVDRSGWILLIHPDFFWNTPLAKTIKHHAFFDYSVNEALWLSEKEEATINRIIQNIHQEYQASIDAFSKQIIISQIESLLSYSTRFYHRQFITRERANHQLLSQLDTLLHNYFITDNLVANGLPTVQYVADHLNVSPKYLSSLLNVLIGQSTQHYIHEKLIELAKEKLSTTDLSISEVSYALGFEHSQSFSKFFKTKTNLSPLAFRRSFQ